One genomic region from Streptomyces sp. NBC_01431 encodes:
- a CDS encoding DUF3710 domain-containing protein, whose translation MFGRRKKSGSADGAADAAGEAEQVVDGIDDDIEAADASEVRRVNLPPAPRPDGPWDLEEVTEPGEGRVDLGGLFVPGVEGMELRVEVAGDAIVAATVVLNDSAVQLQAFAAPKKEGIWGEVREEIASGITQQGGIIDEVEGPLGWELRAQVPVQLPDGTGGVQLVRFVGVDGPRWFLRGVISGQGAVQPQAAGLLETIFRDTVVVRGEGPMAPRDPIVLKLPNDAQMVPEGVQQEDQEGSRFSGGMGQLQRGPEITEVR comes from the coding sequence GTGTTCGGACGTCGCAAGAAGAGTGGATCCGCGGACGGCGCGGCCGACGCGGCGGGCGAGGCCGAGCAGGTCGTCGACGGCATCGACGATGACATCGAGGCCGCGGACGCGAGCGAGGTGCGCAGGGTGAACCTGCCCCCGGCGCCCCGTCCGGACGGCCCCTGGGACCTCGAAGAGGTCACCGAGCCCGGAGAGGGCCGCGTTGACCTCGGCGGACTCTTCGTCCCCGGGGTCGAGGGCATGGAGCTGCGGGTCGAGGTCGCCGGCGACGCGATCGTCGCGGCCACGGTCGTGCTGAACGACAGTGCGGTCCAGCTGCAGGCCTTCGCGGCACCGAAGAAGGAAGGCATCTGGGGCGAGGTCCGCGAGGAGATCGCCTCCGGCATCACCCAGCAGGGCGGCATCATCGACGAGGTCGAGGGCCCGCTGGGCTGGGAGCTGCGCGCGCAGGTCCCCGTACAGCTGCCGGACGGCACGGGCGGTGTCCAGCTGGTCCGCTTCGTGGGCGTGGACGGCCCGCGCTGGTTCCTGCGCGGTGTCATCTCCGGCCAGGGCGCGGTGCAGCCGCAGGCCGCCGGGCTGCTTGAGACGATCTTCCGCGACACCGTCGTGGTCCGTGGCGAGGGCCCCATGGCGCCCCGCGACCCGATCGTCCTCAAGCTGCCCAACGACGCACAGATGGTGCCCGAGGGCGTCCAGCAGGAGGACCAGGAGGGCTCCCGGTTCTCCGGCGGCATGGGCCAGCTCCAGCGCGGCCCCGAAATCACCGAGGTCCGCTGA
- the dut gene encoding dUTP diphosphatase, translating into MTREPVDVLIRRVDPEVPIPAYGHPGDAGADLVTTEAAELAPGERTVLPTGVSIALPDGYAAFVHPRSGLAARCGVALVNAPGTVDAGYRGEIKVIVVNLDPRESVRFERFDRIAQLVVQQVEKVRFHEVAELPGSARAEGGFGSTGGHAAVDGSTASGGTTGGNRYASVVSDREGQ; encoded by the coding sequence GTGACGCGTGAACCCGTAGACGTCCTCATCCGCCGTGTCGACCCGGAGGTGCCGATCCCGGCGTACGGCCACCCCGGCGACGCCGGTGCCGATCTGGTCACCACCGAGGCCGCCGAACTCGCCCCGGGCGAGCGGACCGTCCTGCCGACCGGCGTCTCCATCGCGCTGCCCGACGGCTACGCGGCCTTCGTGCACCCCCGTTCGGGCCTCGCCGCCCGGTGCGGTGTCGCCCTGGTGAATGCCCCGGGGACGGTGGATGCCGGGTACCGTGGAGAGATCAAGGTGATCGTGGTCAATCTCGACCCGCGCGAGAGCGTGCGGTTCGAGCGTTTCGACCGCATTGCCCAACTGGTCGTCCAGCAGGTCGAGAAGGTGCGCTTCCACGAGGTGGCGGAGCTTCCCGGCTCGGCGCGGGCCGAGGGGGGCTTCGGGTCCACCGGCGGTCATGCCGCCGTGGACGGTTCGACCGCCAGTGGCGGTACTACGGGTGGGAATCGATACGCTTCGGTCGTATCCGACCGGGAAGGACAGTGA
- a CDS encoding PaaI family thioesterase, whose product MTATSASLTPPADAIAPVRHPEAPAPGELLGAHYGHCFGCGDGQPHGLHLAARAGEGVTVTAEFTVREAHQGAPGLAHGGVLATALDETLGSLNWLLRVIAVTGRLETDFARPVPVGTVLHLAAEVTAVAGRKIYSRATGRIGGPEGPVAVRAQALFIEVKVDHFIDNGRPAEIQAAMSDPDQLRRARAFEVNP is encoded by the coding sequence GTGACTGCTACATCTGCGTCCCTGACGCCCCCGGCCGACGCCATAGCGCCGGTGCGGCACCCCGAGGCGCCCGCACCCGGCGAGCTGCTTGGTGCGCACTACGGGCACTGCTTCGGCTGCGGCGACGGGCAGCCCCACGGTCTGCACCTGGCGGCGCGAGCGGGCGAGGGCGTGACCGTCACCGCCGAGTTCACCGTGCGCGAGGCCCATCAGGGCGCGCCGGGGCTCGCCCACGGCGGGGTGCTGGCCACCGCGCTCGACGAGACGCTCGGTTCGCTGAACTGGCTCCTGCGGGTGATCGCGGTGACCGGCCGTCTTGAGACAGATTTTGCCCGCCCGGTCCCGGTCGGCACGGTCCTGCACCTGGCGGCGGAAGTCACCGCCGTGGCCGGCCGCAAGATCTACTCGCGGGCCACCGGCCGCATCGGGGGCCCCGAGGGGCCCGTGGCGGTCCGGGCCCAGGCCCTGTTCATCGAGGTGAAGGTGGACCACTTCATCGACAACGGGCGCCCGGCAGAGATCCAGGCCGCCATGTCCGACCCCGACCAGCTCAGGCGCGCTCGCGCCTTCGAGGTGAACCCGTGA
- a CDS encoding DUF3093 domain-containing protein: MQPNAPQYAERLTAPRSWWFISGLVGFACALMLLPVGTLPMLAGLVGGTAVSWVVVSSYGSVRIRVLADTLVAGEARIPVRALGEAEVLDAEEARAWRLHKADPRAFMLLRAYIPTAVKVEITDPADPTPYVYLSTRDPEALKTALNAVRAA; the protein is encoded by the coding sequence ATGCAGCCCAACGCCCCGCAGTACGCAGAACGCCTCACCGCGCCCCGCTCCTGGTGGTTCATCTCCGGCCTGGTCGGCTTCGCCTGCGCACTGATGCTGCTGCCGGTGGGCACCCTGCCGATGCTGGCCGGCCTGGTGGGCGGCACGGCGGTGTCCTGGGTCGTGGTGAGTTCCTACGGATCGGTGCGGATCCGGGTGCTCGCGGACACGCTGGTCGCCGGGGAGGCCCGGATTCCGGTGCGGGCGCTGGGCGAGGCCGAGGTGCTCGACGCCGAGGAGGCTCGTGCCTGGCGGCTGCACAAGGCCGATCCGCGCGCGTTCATGCTGCTGCGGGCGTACATCCCGACGGCGGTCAAGGTGGAGATCACGGACCCGGCGGACCCGACTCCGTACGTCTACCTCTCGACCCGCGACCCCGAGGCGCTGAAGACGGCGCTGAACGCGGTCCGCGCGGCCTGA
- a CDS encoding DUF4193 domain-containing protein translates to MATDYDTPRKTDDDVDSDSLEELKARRNDKSTSTVDVDEYEAAEGMELPGADLSNEELAVRVLPKQADEFTCMSCFLVHHRSQLAREKNGQPICRDCD, encoded by the coding sequence ATGGCAACGGACTACGACACCCCACGCAAGACCGATGACGACGTCGATTCCGACAGCCTTGAAGAGCTGAAGGCCCGGCGTAACGACAAGTCCACCTCGACTGTCGACGTGGACGAGTACGAGGCCGCCGAAGGCATGGAACTGCCCGGCGCGGACCTCTCCAACGAAGAACTCGCCGTTCGCGTCCTGCCCAAGCAGGCCGACGAGTTCACCTGCATGAGCTGCTTCCTCGTGCACCACCGCAGCCAGCTGGCCCGGGAGAAGAACGGCCAGCCCATCTGCCGCGACTGCGACTGA
- a CDS encoding sensor histidine kinase, protein MAASPAPPTAPPKPTWAPKSAEPPFPWLRPTIRIRLTLLYGGMFMIAGILLLSIIYLLAAQALHAGSTPFKIVGAQNLTLSSSNCQLPRSGTVAEFNDAISTCMAQQRQQALDNLLSRSLLALVGLSVIAFAFGYAMAGRVLSPLGRITRTARRVAGTDLSRRIELDGPDDELKELSDTFDEMLDRLERAFTAQQRFVANASHELRTPLAINRTLLEVHLSDPGAPVELQQLGKTLLATNERSEQLVEGLLLLARSDNEIIDRKPVDLAEVASRAIDQVRSEAEAKSVEIKGERALAVVQGNGVLLERIALNLVQNAVRYNIPEGGWVEVVTELKDGHATLLVSNTGPVVPAYEIDNIFEPFRRLRTERTGSDKGVGLGLSIARSVARAHGGRIIAEPREGGGLVMRVTLPV, encoded by the coding sequence ATGGCCGCGAGTCCCGCGCCGCCCACGGCGCCTCCCAAACCGACCTGGGCCCCCAAGAGCGCCGAACCACCGTTCCCCTGGCTGCGCCCCACCATCCGGATACGCCTCACGCTGCTCTACGGCGGCATGTTCATGATTGCCGGGATACTGCTCCTGTCGATCATCTACCTGCTCGCCGCCCAGGCCCTGCACGCGGGCAGCACCCCCTTCAAGATCGTGGGGGCCCAGAACCTCACGCTGTCCTCCAGCAACTGCCAGCTCCCCAGGAGCGGCACGGTCGCGGAGTTCAACGACGCGATCAGCACCTGCATGGCCCAGCAGCGGCAGCAGGCCCTGGACAACCTCCTGAGCCGCTCCCTGCTCGCCCTGGTCGGCCTCAGCGTCATCGCCTTCGCCTTCGGGTACGCGATGGCCGGACGGGTGCTCTCGCCGCTCGGCCGGATCACCCGCACCGCCCGCCGGGTGGCAGGCACGGACCTGAGCCGGCGGATCGAGCTGGACGGTCCCGACGACGAACTCAAGGAACTCTCCGACACCTTCGACGAGATGCTGGACCGCCTGGAGCGGGCCTTCACCGCGCAGCAGCGGTTCGTGGCCAACGCCTCGCACGAGCTGCGCACCCCGCTGGCGATCAACCGCACGCTGCTCGAAGTGCACCTCTCCGACCCCGGCGCCCCGGTCGAGCTCCAGCAGCTCGGCAAGACGCTGCTGGCCACCAACGAGCGCAGCGAGCAGCTCGTCGAGGGCCTGCTGCTGCTCGCCCGCAGCGACAACGAGATCATCGACCGCAAGCCGGTGGACCTCGCCGAGGTCGCCTCCCGCGCCATCGACCAGGTGCGGAGCGAGGCCGAGGCCAAGAGTGTGGAGATCAAGGGCGAGCGGGCCCTCGCGGTCGTTCAGGGCAACGGCGTGCTGCTGGAGCGCATCGCGCTGAACCTGGTCCAGAACGCGGTCCGCTACAACATCCCCGAAGGCGGCTGGGTCGAAGTGGTCACCGAGCTCAAGGACGGCCATGCGACGCTGCTGGTGTCGAACACGGGGCCAGTGGTCCCCGCGTATGAGATCGACAACATCTTCGAGCCGTTCCGGCGGCTGCGCACCGAGCGCACCGGCAGCGACAAGGGGGTCGGTCTGGGCCTCTCCATCGCCCGGTCGGTCGCGCGGGCTCACGGAGGCCGTATCATCGCGGAGCCCCGCGAAGGCGGCGGCCTCGTGATGCGTGTCACCCTGCCGGTCTGA
- a CDS encoding response regulator transcription factor has product MRVLVVEDEQLLADAVATGLRREAMAVDVVYDGAAALERIGVNDYDVVVLDRDLPLVHGDDVCRKIVELGMPTRVLMLTAAGDVSDRVEGLEIGADDYLPKPFAFTELTARVRALGRRTTVPLPPILERAGIKLDPNRREVFREGREIQLAPKEFAVLEVLMRSEGAVVSAEQLLEKAWDENTDPFTNVVRVTVMTLRRKLGEPPVIVTVPGSGYRI; this is encoded by the coding sequence GTGCGCGTACTCGTCGTCGAGGACGAGCAACTGCTCGCCGATGCGGTGGCCACCGGACTGCGCCGGGAGGCCATGGCCGTCGACGTCGTGTACGACGGCGCCGCGGCCCTGGAGCGGATCGGCGTGAACGACTACGACGTCGTCGTCCTCGACCGTGACCTCCCGCTCGTCCACGGCGACGACGTCTGCCGCAAGATCGTCGAGCTGGGCATGCCCACCCGGGTCCTGATGCTGACCGCGGCCGGAGACGTCAGCGACCGCGTGGAGGGCCTGGAGATCGGCGCGGACGACTACCTGCCCAAGCCCTTCGCCTTCACCGAGCTGACCGCCCGCGTGCGTGCGCTCGGCCGGCGCACCACCGTGCCGCTGCCGCCCATCCTGGAGCGCGCCGGCATCAAGCTGGACCCCAACCGCCGGGAGGTCTTCCGCGAGGGCAGGGAGATCCAGCTCGCGCCGAAGGAGTTCGCGGTTCTTGAGGTCCTCATGCGCAGCGAAGGAGCCGTGGTCTCGGCCGAACAGCTCCTGGAGAAGGCCTGGGACGAGAACACCGACCCGTTCACCAACGTGGTGCGCGTGACCGTCATGACGCTGCGGCGCAAGCTCGGCGAGCCCCCGGTGATCGTCACCGTGCCCGGCTCGGGATACCGGATCTGA
- a CDS encoding inositol monophosphatase family protein has product MTDPLHRELLGLALEAARRAGELLRDGRPADLAVAATKTSPIDVVTEMDIAAEKLITGYLGERRPHDGFLGEEGASSEGTSGVRWVIDPLDGTVNYLYGLPTWAVSIAAEQDGRRVAGVVAAPMRGETYHAVLGGGAFEGERPLRCRPPAPLSQSLVATGFAYVQSVRAHQADVAQRLIPRFRDIRRGGSAAIDLCDVAAGRLDGYYERGLNPWDLAAGDLIAREAGALTGGRPGTPASGELAIAASPQLFGPLQALLEEHGAWHD; this is encoded by the coding sequence ATGACCGACCCCCTGCACCGCGAACTGCTCGGCCTCGCGCTGGAGGCCGCGCGGCGGGCCGGCGAGCTGCTGCGCGACGGCCGCCCGGCCGACCTCGCCGTCGCCGCCACCAAGACCAGCCCCATCGACGTGGTGACCGAGATGGACATCGCCGCCGAAAAGCTGATCACCGGCTACCTCGGTGAGCGACGCCCACACGACGGCTTCCTCGGTGAGGAGGGCGCGTCCAGCGAGGGCACCAGCGGCGTCCGCTGGGTCATCGACCCGCTCGACGGAACCGTCAACTACCTGTACGGGCTGCCCACTTGGGCCGTCTCCATCGCCGCCGAACAGGACGGCCGGCGGGTGGCGGGCGTCGTCGCGGCCCCGATGCGCGGCGAGACCTACCACGCCGTCCTCGGCGGCGGCGCCTTCGAGGGCGAGCGCCCGCTGCGCTGCCGCCCGCCGGCCCCGCTGTCCCAGTCCCTGGTGGCGACCGGATTCGCCTACGTCCAGTCCGTACGCGCCCACCAGGCGGACGTGGCCCAGCGGCTGATCCCGCGGTTCCGCGACATCCGCCGCGGTGGTTCGGCGGCCATCGACCTGTGCGACGTGGCCGCGGGCCGCCTCGACGGGTACTACGAGCGCGGTCTGAACCCCTGGGACCTGGCGGCCGGTGACCTCATCGCTCGCGAGGCCGGCGCGCTCACCGGCGGCCGACCCGGCACACCGGCCTCCGGGGAGCTGGCGATCGCCGCCTCCCCGCAGCTCTTCGGCCCGCTCCAGGCGCTCCTGGAGGAGCACGGCGCCTGGCACGACTGA
- a CDS encoding ferrochelatase — MSELRDPAPGAAAAAAPYDALLLLSFGGPEGPDDVVPFLENVTRGRGIPKERLKEVGQHYFLFGGVSPINEQNRALLDALRKDFADNSVDLPVYWGNRNWAPYLTDTLREMTADGHRRIAVLTTSAYASYSGCRQYRENLAEALATLEAEGLKVPRVDKLRHYFNHPGFVRPVIDGVLASLAELPEGVRAGAHLAFTTHSIPQAAADTSGPVDEHGDGGAYVREHLDVAQVVADAVRERTGVERPWQLVYQSRSGAPHIPWLEPDICDHLEALHGAGAPAVVMVPIGFVSDHMEVLYDLDTEATAKAAELGLPVARSATVGADPRFAAAVRDLVLERAASERGLPAERCALGALGPSHDLCAVGCCPAARGAAKPAAAGADSPYA; from the coding sequence ATGTCCGAACTGCGCGATCCAGCTCCCGGAGCAGCCGCGGCCGCCGCTCCGTACGACGCCCTGCTGCTGCTCTCCTTCGGGGGCCCCGAAGGCCCCGACGACGTGGTCCCGTTCCTGGAGAACGTGACGCGCGGCCGCGGCATCCCCAAGGAGCGGCTCAAGGAGGTGGGGCAGCACTACTTCCTGTTCGGCGGGGTGAGCCCCATCAACGAGCAGAACCGCGCGCTGCTCGACGCGCTGCGCAAGGACTTCGCCGACAACAGCGTGGACCTGCCGGTCTACTGGGGCAACCGCAACTGGGCGCCCTATCTGACCGACACCCTGCGCGAGATGACCGCCGACGGCCACCGCCGCATCGCCGTCCTCACCACCAGCGCGTACGCCTCGTACTCGGGCTGCCGCCAGTACCGCGAGAACCTCGCGGAGGCCCTGGCCACCCTGGAGGCCGAGGGCCTCAAGGTGCCGAGGGTCGACAAGCTGCGGCACTATTTCAACCACCCCGGTTTCGTGCGCCCCGTGATCGACGGCGTCCTCGCCTCGCTCGCGGAACTGCCCGAGGGCGTCCGTGCGGGCGCCCACCTCGCCTTCACCACGCACTCCATCCCGCAGGCGGCCGCCGACACCTCGGGACCCGTCGACGAGCACGGTGACGGCGGTGCCTACGTCCGCGAACACCTCGACGTGGCGCAGGTCGTCGCCGACGCCGTCCGTGAGCGCACCGGTGTCGAGCGGCCCTGGCAGCTCGTCTACCAGTCCCGCTCCGGCGCCCCGCACATCCCCTGGCTGGAACCCGACATCTGCGACCACCTGGAGGCGCTGCACGGCGCGGGCGCCCCGGCCGTCGTCATGGTCCCCATCGGCTTCGTCTCCGACCACATGGAAGTGCTGTACGACCTCGACACGGAGGCCACCGCCAAGGCGGCCGAGCTCGGCCTGCCCGTCGCCCGCTCCGCCACCGTCGGCGCCGACCCGCGGTTCGCCGCGGCCGTGCGCGACCTCGTCCTGGAGCGGGCCGCGAGTGAGCGCGGACTGCCCGCCGAGCGGTGCGCCCTGGGCGCGCTCGGCCCCTCGCACGATCTGTGCGCCGTCGGCTGCTGCCCGGCCGCCCGCGGCGCCGCCAAGCCGGCGGCGGCCGGCGCCGACAGCCCGTACGCGTGA
- a CDS encoding MFS transporter, translating to MPSPYRAIFAAPGSKGFSAAGLLGRMPLSMMGIGIVTMVSQLTGRYGLAGALSATLAMSAAVLGPQISRLVDRHGQRRVLRPATIVAVAAVAGLLVCAQQGAPDWTLFVFAAGAGCVPSVGSMVRARWAEIYRGDAQNLHTAYSWESIVDELCFIVGPILSIGLSTAWFAEAGPLIAACFLVAGVFWLTAQRATEPVPHPREHHTGRSALDSRGLQVLVATFVATGAIFGSVDVVTVAFADERGHKAMASLVLAVYALGSCMAGAVFGLLRLKGAASTRWLVGVCAMAVSMIPLQLAGNLPFLAVALFVAGLSIAPTMVTTMALVEQHVPRSRLTEGMTWTSTGLAVGVALGSSAAGWVVDASGAEAGYLVSVVAGTLAAAVAFLGYRRLRRPVPHREGLEADERSERQQHLA from the coding sequence TTGCCCAGTCCCTATCGCGCGATCTTCGCCGCCCCCGGCAGCAAGGGGTTCTCCGCAGCCGGCCTGCTCGGCCGGATGCCGCTGTCGATGATGGGCATCGGCATCGTGACCATGGTCTCCCAGCTCACCGGCCGCTACGGCCTGGCCGGGGCGCTCTCCGCGACGCTCGCCATGTCGGCCGCCGTGCTCGGCCCCCAGATATCCCGGCTCGTGGACCGGCACGGCCAGCGCCGCGTACTGCGCCCGGCCACCATCGTCGCCGTCGCCGCCGTCGCGGGACTCCTCGTCTGCGCCCAGCAGGGCGCCCCGGACTGGACCCTGTTCGTCTTCGCGGCGGGCGCCGGCTGCGTGCCGAGCGTCGGCTCGATGGTCCGGGCCCGCTGGGCCGAGATATACCGGGGCGACGCGCAGAACCTGCACACGGCGTACTCGTGGGAGTCGATCGTCGACGAGCTGTGCTTCATCGTGGGGCCGATCCTCTCCATCGGGCTCTCCACCGCGTGGTTCGCCGAGGCGGGCCCGCTGATCGCGGCCTGCTTCCTGGTGGCCGGCGTGTTCTGGCTGACCGCCCAGCGCGCCACCGAACCCGTGCCGCATCCGCGCGAACACCACACCGGCCGCTCCGCGCTCGACTCGCGCGGACTACAGGTCCTGGTCGCCACCTTCGTCGCCACCGGCGCCATCTTCGGCTCGGTCGACGTCGTCACCGTGGCCTTCGCCGACGAACGCGGCCACAAGGCGATGGCCAGCCTGGTGCTCGCCGTGTACGCGCTGGGCTCCTGCATGGCGGGAGCGGTGTTCGGGCTGCTGCGCCTCAAGGGCGCGGCGTCGACCAGGTGGCTGGTGGGTGTCTGTGCGATGGCGGTGAGTATGATCCCGCTCCAACTGGCCGGGAACCTGCCGTTCCTTGCCGTGGCGCTCTTTGTCGCGGGCCTGTCCATCGCGCCGACGATGGTGACGACGATGGCCCTCGTCGAACAGCACGTACCGCGCAGCAGGCTCACCGAGGGCATGACCTGGACCAGTACCGGGCTCGCGGTGGGTGTGGCGCTCGGCTCCTCCGCCGCGGGTTGGGTGGTGGACGCCTCGGGCGCCGAGGCGGGGTACCTGGTGTCCGTCGTGGCGGGAACGCTCGCGGCCGCGGTGGCGTTCCTGGGGTACCGCCGGCTTCGCAGGCCGGTGCCGCATCGGGAGGGGCTCGAAGCAGATGAGCGGAGCGAACGGCAGCAGCACCTGGCGTAA
- a CDS encoding D-arabinono-1,4-lactone oxidase: MSGANGSSTWRNWAGNVTARPAREVSPASAAELADVVRRAAEDGLKVKAVGTGHSFTAVAATDGVLIRPDLLTGIRGIDRTALTVTVEAGTPLKRLNAALAREGLSLTNMGDIMEQTVAGATSTGTHGTGRDSASISAQIKGLELVTADGSLLTCSEKENPDVFAAARIGLGALGVVTAITFAVEPVFLLTAREEPMTFDKVTSDFGELFAENEHFEFYWFPHTGNCNTKRNNRSAGPAAPPGRLSGWIEDEFMSNGLFQVVCSLGRAVPATIPSIAKLSSRALSARTYTDIPYKVFTSPRRVRFTEMEYALPREAVVGALREVKALVERSPLRVSFPVEVRTAPADDIALSTASGRESAYIAVHMYKGTPYQAYFTAVERIMTAHAGRPHWGKVHTRDAGYFSEVYPRFAEFTALRDRLDPERRFANDYLRRVLGD; this comes from the coding sequence ATGAGCGGAGCGAACGGCAGCAGCACCTGGCGTAACTGGGCGGGGAACGTCACCGCCCGCCCGGCGAGGGAAGTCTCCCCGGCCTCGGCGGCCGAGCTCGCGGACGTTGTGCGCCGGGCGGCCGAGGACGGGCTGAAGGTGAAGGCGGTCGGCACCGGCCACTCCTTCACCGCGGTGGCGGCCACCGACGGCGTGCTCATACGCCCCGATCTGCTGACGGGCATCCGCGGCATCGACCGGACGGCGCTGACCGTCACCGTGGAGGCCGGCACGCCGCTGAAGCGGCTGAACGCGGCGCTGGCCAGGGAGGGCCTGTCGCTCACGAACATGGGCGACATCATGGAGCAGACGGTGGCGGGCGCCACCAGCACCGGAACACACGGCACCGGCCGCGATTCGGCCTCGATCTCCGCCCAGATCAAGGGACTTGAGCTGGTGACGGCGGACGGCTCACTGCTGACCTGCTCCGAGAAGGAGAACCCCGACGTCTTCGCGGCGGCCCGGATCGGTCTCGGCGCCCTCGGCGTGGTCACCGCGATCACCTTCGCCGTCGAGCCGGTCTTCCTGCTCACCGCCCGCGAGGAGCCGATGACCTTCGACAAGGTCACCTCCGATTTCGGGGAACTCTTCGCGGAGAACGAGCATTTCGAGTTCTACTGGTTCCCGCACACCGGCAACTGCAACACCAAGCGCAACAATCGCAGCGCCGGCCCCGCCGCTCCGCCCGGCAGGCTGAGCGGCTGGATCGAGGACGAGTTCATGTCCAACGGGCTCTTCCAGGTGGTGTGTTCACTGGGCCGCGCGGTGCCCGCGACGATCCCGTCGATCGCGAAGCTGTCCAGCCGGGCGCTCTCCGCCCGCACGTACACCGACATTCCGTACAAGGTCTTCACAAGCCCGCGCCGCGTGCGGTTCACGGAGATGGAGTACGCACTGCCCCGCGAGGCGGTGGTGGGAGCGCTGCGCGAGGTGAAGGCGCTGGTGGAGCGTTCACCGCTGCGGGTGAGCTTCCCGGTGGAGGTGCGCACCGCCCCCGCCGACGACATCGCGCTCTCCACCGCCTCGGGCCGCGAGAGCGCGTACATAGCCGTGCACATGTACAAGGGCACTCCGTACCAGGCGTACTTCACCGCGGTCGAGCGGATCATGACCGCGCACGCGGGGCGGCCGCACTGGGGCAAGGTGCATACGCGCGACGCCGGTTACTTCTCCGAGGTCTACCCGCGCTTCGCCGAGTTCACCGCCCTGCGTGACCGGCTCGACCCGGAGCGCCGGTTCGCCAACGACTACCTGCGGCGCGTCCTCGGCGACTGA
- the sepH gene encoding septation protein SepH: MPELRVVAVSNDGTRLVLKAADSTEYTLPIDERLRAAVRNDRARLGQIEIEVESHLRPRDIQARIRAGASAEEVAQFAGIPVDRVRRFEGPVLAERAFMAERARKTPVRRPGENTGPQLGEAVQERLLLRGADKESVQWDSWRRDDGTWEVLLVYLVAGEPHSASWTYDPPRRLVQAVDDEARSLIGESDDTITTVPEPSFPFVPRIARLPRDRPLDRALDRQLERPAPPPEPVADESDSLTSLLEAVPSFRGDMVVPERPSTPPEPPEAEPVAEPEAEEPPAPAASAGAGSAYADVLMPRTVAGHRDRLTGTTDRQAEADGVRPGRRAAVPSWDEIVFGTRRKKQD; this comes from the coding sequence ATGCCCGAACTGCGTGTCGTGGCCGTCTCCAACGACGGCACACGACTGGTGCTCAAGGCTGCGGACAGCACGGAGTACACGCTTCCGATCGACGAGCGGCTCCGCGCCGCTGTGCGCAACGACCGGGCCCGCCTCGGACAGATCGAGATCGAGGTGGAGAGCCACCTCCGGCCGCGCGACATCCAGGCGCGGATACGAGCCGGTGCCTCCGCCGAGGAGGTCGCCCAGTTCGCCGGTATTCCGGTCGACCGCGTGCGCCGGTTCGAAGGCCCCGTCCTCGCGGAGCGCGCCTTCATGGCGGAGCGGGCACGGAAGACCCCCGTGCGGCGTCCGGGCGAGAACACCGGCCCCCAGCTCGGTGAGGCGGTGCAGGAGCGGCTGCTGCTGCGCGGCGCCGACAAGGAGAGCGTCCAGTGGGATTCCTGGCGCCGCGACGACGGCACCTGGGAAGTCCTGCTCGTGTACCTGGTCGCGGGCGAGCCGCACTCGGCGAGCTGGACCTACGACCCGCCGCGCAGGCTCGTGCAGGCCGTCGACGACGAGGCCCGTTCGCTGATCGGCGAGTCCGACGACACCATCACCACGGTTCCCGAGCCCAGCTTCCCGTTCGTGCCGAGGATCGCGCGGCTGCCCCGGGACCGGCCACTGGACCGCGCCCTGGACCGGCAGTTGGAGCGGCCCGCGCCGCCGCCGGAACCGGTCGCGGACGAGAGCGACTCGCTGACCAGCCTGCTCGAAGCCGTACCGAGCTTCCGCGGCGACATGGTCGTACCCGAGCGTCCCTCGACGCCGCCCGAGCCGCCGGAGGCCGAACCGGTCGCCGAGCCGGAGGCCGAGGAGCCACCCGCGCCGGCCGCTTCGGCGGGAGCGGGGTCGGCGTACGCGGACGTGCTGATGCCGCGCACCGTGGCCGGTCACCGCGACCGGCTCACCGGCACCACCGACCGCCAGGCCGAGGCGGACGGCGTCCGTCCGGGGCGCCGGGCCGCGGTGCCGAGCTGGGACGAGATCGTGTTCGGGACCCGCAGGAAGAAGCAGGACTGA